The sequence ACAACACTTCAAATGAGGCGAGTCACCCTCGACGGCTGATTCAAGAAGGAGCGCGGGCAGCTTGCTCGCGCGGTGGCACGGCAAGATTTTGAAAAACTCACGGGCAAGCTGCCCGTGCTCCTTTGACTCGATTCCTGAATCATCTGCGGGTCACCCTCCGGCGACAACCTTGACGATCTCCAGCCGGTCGCCTGCGGACAATTGGCGCGTTGGGAATTCCGACGGAGCGACCGCTTCGCCGTTGTGTTCCACGACGACGCTGCGCGGCAAAAGATTCTGGGCAAGCAAGAAGGCTTCGATCGTGCAGGGCAACTGAGCCGCCACCTCCCGGCCGTTGGCGATCACGCAATTGGAAGTCATGCCGCGGTGGTCACAGGAGCAAAAGCAGGCCTCTCATTAACCTGACGGTAGGGCGAGCCTGTCCCCAGCGAGCCGAGACGGACGTGTTCCAAGCGCGTCGAGTGGCTCGCCGGGACGGACTCGCCCTACCGGGTTCATGGGTCGAGGGCATGGTATTCTGAACTTACTCAAGCCGCGGTCAGCGCGGCATCCCAGTCTTTCCACACCGGTTCGTAGCCCAGGCGGCGGACCAGTTCGGCCACCTCACGAGGCGGGCGCGAATCGGAAATGTCAAACTGGCCCGTGGCGCGCGGGGCCTGGCCGTTGGCAGCGGCCCATTCGCTCGCGTTCGCCGCCAGCGCCACAATGCGCCCCCGTTCGGTGCGATGAATTTTCTCCTGGCCCGCGCCGGTGTAGCCGCCGGGCTCGGTGTGGCTTCCGGCGCTGATCAGAGTAATCCCCAATGGAATCAAGCCATCGCGCAGCCGGGCCGATTCGCGGGTCGAAAGCACCAGTCCCACGTCCGGAAACATCAGCCGGAACGCGCACACAAGCTGGACCAGCTCGCGGTCGCTGATGCGCGTGAGCGGCTCGAATTCGCCGGCATGGGGACGCAAGCGCGGCACGGAGATGGTGAGTTGCGCTTTCCAGCAGTGGCGCAGCAAATACTGCGCATGCGCCGCCACGCCGAGCGCTTCCCAACGCCAGTCGCCCAATCCGAAGAGGGCGCCAATCCCCAGGCGTCGAAAGCCTGCCCGGTAGGCGCGTTCCGGCGTTTCCAGCCGCCAATTGAAATCCCGTTTCGGCCCGGCCGTGTGCATCGCGGCGTACACGGCGCGATCGTAAGTTTCCTGATAGACCACCAATCCCTCGGCGCCCGCCGCCGCGAGAGGCGCGTAATCCTCCGTTTCCATCGGGCCGACCTCCAGCGACACGCTCGGAAACTCCCCGTGCAGCACGCGCACGCAATCCGCCAGATAGCTTCGGGACACAAATTTGGGATGCTCACCGGCTACGAGCAGAATATTCCGGAAACCCTGTTCCTTCAGCGACTGCGCCTCGCGCAACACGTCTTCGACGGACAAAGTGACCCGAAGGATCGGATTGTCCCGCGAAAATCCGCAATATTTGCAGTTGTTGATGCACTCGTTGGAAAGGTAAAGCGGCGCGAAAAAACGAATCACGCGGCCGAAACGCTGCTGGGTCAACTGTTGCGAACGCTGGCAAAGCGGTTCCAGCAGCTCCGACGCAGCCCGAGAAATCAAATGGGCAAAGTCCGGCAGCGACGGATTGGCCGATTCCAGACTCGCGCGCACGGCCGCGATTCCAGCGGTTCGGGACCGTTCCACCAGCGCCGGCAACTCCAACCGATCGAATTCAGCGACAAAACTCACGAGGAAAGCCTAACAGAAGTTCGCGAGGCGACAAGAGGCTGGAAGCTTTGGAGCTTCGCTTCGGATTTCAAGTCTCAGGTTTCAAATTTGAAATGGGACTAACTCGGTTTGAAGTCCACCAGGGCCGGTGGCTTCAAAGCGGCGTCTTCCAGAAGCCGCAGCGCCGCTTCGATCACGGCGTGCTGGCGTTGGGGAGCATTGGGTGCGTCCAGCGGATAGCCGTGGCGAAAGGGCACACACAAGCCGCGCGGCGGCCGCACTTTTTCCGCAACGAAACGAAGAAGCGGGATCGCGATGGTCGCGATCCCCTGCCGTTCCAACTCCCCTGCCACCAGGCACACGGCCTGATTGCACATCGGTCAGACCGGCACCAGCAGCGCGATATCCACCGCGTCTTCCTTCAACAAACGCGCTATCGACGGCGCGGCGTCCCGCATGAATCGCCCGGGCGCGGTGAGGGAACCCATGAACGAAATGTGCCGCCGATTCACAGAGCCGATCCGGCCGGAGGACGCGAGCTCGCGCACGCGATCCAGCGGAAAAGCCAGATTTGGATCGTCGCGCAATCCGGAGTGATCGAAGGATTCGCTGCGATGGGTGTCGAGGAGAGTTTTGATCTCAATGTTGCCCGGGATTTCCCGAAAACTTGGATCGCCTCCTTTGATCGCGCCGTCGAATGGCGGTTGATCCGGCAACACAAAGCCCGCGCTGGAAACCAGCGCGAGCCGGCACTGGTCCAGCGGCTTCCCGAGCGGCGTCCAGGGCACTGGATTAATTCGGCGCCACGGATAAGCCCGAAGGAAAAGCTGGACCGGCAACGAGAACTCGCTCAGATCGCCCATGTTATTTTCACGGTAGGGCAGGCTTCATACGTGGATAGCGTGGTAGGGACGGATTCCACTCCGTCCCCGATCAAGCCTTCAGGCAGACCGCCACCCAGGAAGAGGCGATGGGCCAACGGAGGCTCCCGGTTTTTCCGTTGTCCGTCTCTCCCTTCAAGAGACGCCTCAAAGGATTAATCAGGGACAGAGTGGAATCCGTCCCTACCAACGCTGTAAATACAGGCAAGATGCCTGCCCTGCTTTCAAAACGCCCTGACTCTGAGCGAGCGTAGCAATTCCCTCCCAGCCGCGTCGCGAAGAAAGTAGCCGGTGAGGTGATGCCTCAGCCAAAACCTCTTGGACTGCGGCGGGAAGCGAAGCGCCACACCGCTTTGGCCGCGCTACGAGGGTCCCAAATGAGGTGTCGCGCTGCGCTCTGCCACCGCCGTCCAAAATCGGCGGCGAGTTTCGGCAGTACTGACTGAGGCGGCAACTGCTATTTATTTAGCCCCAGCGCCCGCCAGAGAGGGTGAGCGGCGGCCATTGGTCGAGGCGGCGCCGGAGCCGGTGACTGTCGCGCCGGCGTGCATCCAGCCCAGTTTGGCGTGCTGTTCTCGGTCGTAAGCTTCAACTTCCTTCGCCAGGAGTTGGGTGATATAGAAGACAATGAAACTGATCGCGCTGAGCGGCTTGATAACCCCGCACGCGAACTCCGCGCCCGGACCCGTTAGAGAAACCGCAAATCCGGCGACCGAGAGGATGAGTAATGTTTTTGGCAGTGTCGTCATAATTCAGTTCTCCCAGTTGTTTCTCAGTAGAGGTTAATCCGCGAACTGGTGAATGGAAATTGCGTCAGGCGGGCTAAATTCGACTGTACCTTTCTTGGCAAAGACGCATCATTTTTTGCTCTGGCAGCAGTGAGCGGTTTTGAGTTCAAAAGAGATTTGAGCCTCGTTACCCCTGTTAGACGAGAGTTTGATCTTTCTTGATAACCACTCCGTGCTTTCACAATCTTGCGATTATGCTCCGCCCTGATTTCCTCGCCGCATGCTTCCTTGGGTTTGTCCAGAGCGTGACGATCGCGCAGCCGGCTTCAACCGACTGGCAGACTATCCTTGTCCCCGGCGCCTGGGAAACCAACGGGCCGCCCGCCGCGAGAACCTACGACGGTTTCGCCTGGTATCGAACGTGGCTGAAGCCCTCCGACAGCTTTTTCACCAAGCACGAACGCAATCTGTTCGAAGAATCCGTGACCATCAACATCCGCGATCTCGCCGACGCGCACGAAGTCTATGTCAACGGAAAGAGAATCGGCGCGGGCGGACAATTCCCGCCGAACTTCCAGAGCGGCCGGAGCCTGATTCATCGCCACAAAGTGCCCGTGGGCACGCTGCGCAAAGGCGAGTGGAACGAGATTGCCATCCTTGTCTATAACGCCTCCGGTCCCGGCGGCTTCCTGGGCGACGCGCCGTTCATCATGGATTATTTCATGGAAAGCGTCTTCGAAGGGCCGTGGCAGTTTCGTCTGGGCGACAGCACCAACTGGCTGGGGGGATCGCTCGCAAACAAACCGGCTGACACCGCATTCGACAAATTTCGCGAATCGAACCGCACGCTGGGCGAGGCGGCCCAGGTCGTCACCGGCGACCGCTTGCCGCCAACCGAATCGCTCGCGAAGATGAAAACCGCCGACGATTTCGTGGTCGAACAACTCCTGCACGAACCGCTCGTCGCGCAACCGGTTTATCTCAGCTTCGACGAGCGCGGACGGCTTTGGGTCACCCAATACCGGCAATATCCCTACCCCGCCGGATTGAAGATGCTGAGCCGCGACAAATATTACCGTGCTCACTATGACCGAGTCCCTCCCGCTCCGCCGAACCATGACCGGGGCCGCGATATCATTTCCATCCACGAGGATCGCGATGGCGACGGCCAGTTTGACCAGCACAAGGTCTTTCAAGACGGCCTGAATCTCGGCAACGCGGCTTTGCGCGGGCGCGGCGGGGTCTGGGTGATGCACACGCCGTATCTGCTGTTCTATCCCGACCAGGATTTCGATGACGTGCCCGACGGCCCGCCCGTGGTTCATTTGCAGGGATTCAATTTCGAGGACACGCATTCGGTCGCCAACGGCCTGGTGTGGGGCATGGATGGCTGGCTTTACGGCGCGCAAGGCAGCACGACATCGAGCCGCGTCACGCGTCCCGGGCTTGATCCGCCGGACGCGCCGGGCGTGCCGTTCGAGGGCTGCATGGTCTGGCGGTATCATCCGGAGACGCGCGCTTACGAGATTTTCGCCGAAGGATCGGGCAACACGTTCGGCCTGGAAGTCGATGCGCAAGGTCGCATTTTCTCCGGACACAACGGCGGAACCACGCGCGGCTGGCACTACGTGCAAGGCGGCTTCTACCTCAAACAAGGATTCGATCCCGGGAAGTTCGGCCCGCCGCGCAATCCTTACACGTTCGGCCAATTGCCCATGATCAAATCCGATTCCACGATTCCGCGATTCTCCCATTTTGCGGCCGTGGCGGAAGGCACGGCGTTTCCTTTCAAATACACGGGGATGTTCTTCTCGCTCGATCCGTTGCACAACGACGTGATCGCCAGCGAACGCCGCGTGCTCGGCGCCTCGTTTGAGACCACCGACATAGCCTCGGTCCTGTCGTGCAGCGACGTGGCCTTTCGCCCGGTCTATATCGCGAACGCGCCCGACGGTTCGCTCTATATTGCGGACTTCTACGAGTATTACATCGCCCACGGCCAGCATTATCAGAATGAGATCGACCGCACGACCGGACGGATTTACCGATTGCGCGGCAAGAATCGCCCGCTGGAACGGGACACGAACCTGGAGCACAAAGCGACCGACCCACTCATCGCGTTGCTCGCGCACCCGAACAAATGGCACCGCCACACCGCCGTCCGGTTGCTGGGCGAGCGGAAAGATCCGGCCGCGCCCGCGAAGTTGAAACGGCTCATCGCCGAGGAAAAGGGCCTGGCCGCTCTGTGCGCGCTCTGGGGGTTGCACCAATCCGTTGGTTTGGACCAGGCCACAGCGTCGGTGGCGCTTAAACATTCCTACGCGCCGGTCCGCATGTGGGCCGCGCGTCTCGCCGGAGACATCTGGGGCACGAATCCAGGACTCGGTTTGCCGGGGGACCACACGCGCCCTCGCGTGTCGATTGCCGCGCCCTCGCGGCAATCTTCTTCCGGCGAACTTCCTGTCGAACTCTTCACTTCTATCCTCGAACAAGCCCAACAAGAGCCCGACGCCGAAGTCCGCTCACAATTGGCCGCGACGGCGCGGCGTTTGTCCGCGCGCCAGGCCCTCCTGCTGGTTGCCAGGCTCCTCGAACACCAGGAAGACTTGAACGACCCTTACGAGCCGCTCATGTGTTGGTGGGTCCTGGAAGCGCACGCCTCCAACAGCCGCGACAAAATTCTCGGTCTTTTCAAAACCGCAGAGTTCTGGGATCGCCCGATGGTCTTCGAGCATATCGTCCCGCGTTTGATGCGCCGCTACGCCCTGGAAGGCCGCCGGCAGGATTTGCTCACCTGCGCGCAATTGCTCCGGCTGGCTCCCGCTCCCCGCCATGCCGCGCAACTGATGAAAGGCTTTGAAGAAGCCTACCGAGGCCGCGCCATGGCGGGTTTGCCGGACGAATTGGTGGCCGCCATCGACGCGATCGGGCAGTCACCCTTGATCGTCCGGGTTCGCCGAGGCGATGCCGCGGCCGTGGCGGAAGCGTCCAGAATCGTCGGCGATCCGAAGGCGAAACTCGAAGATCGTCTGCTGTTCACGCGTGCGCTCGGAGAGGTTCGTCCGAATGGAGCGGTCTCCGTTCTCCTCTCCGTCGCCGCTAACGAGAAACAGAATCCGCTGCGCAAAGCGGCGCTGGCAGCTCTCGGTGCTTACGAAGACGCTTCCATCGGTTCGGAGATCGCCGCCTGGGCGCCCAAGTCTTCCGACGAACTGCGCACCGCGGCCTTCGCGCTGTTGGCCAGCCGCGCGCGATGGAGCTTGAATCTCCTTGAGTTAGTCCAGTCCGGCCGCGTTGCCCCTTCGTCAGTGCCGGGCGACGTGGTGGACCGAATGCGCGCGCACCGCGACCAACTCGTGAACGATCGTCTGTCGCGGCTGTTCCCCAACGCTGCGTCTGTCGCGCCGGAATTTCAGAAGCGCATCGCGACGGTGGAAGGCATTCTCAAACGCGGCACGGGCAATCCTTATTCCGGCGAATCGCTCTTCCTGGAGCGGTGCGGGAACTGCCACAAACTCTTCTTCAAAGGCGGCAATGTCGGGCCGGACCTGACCCATTACCAGCGCGACAACCTCAGCACCCTGCTCACGAGCATCGCCAATCCGAACGCCGAGATTCGCGAAGGCTACCAATACTTTCTCGTCGAGACGAAAGATGGCCGCAGCCTCAGCGGCTTCCTGGCCGACCGCGACAATCAGGTGACCGTCCTGCGTGGATTGGAAGGCGAAGACATCCCGGTGCGCGCCGCGGAGATCAAGGACATTCAACCGATGGGACGAAGCTTGATGCCGGAAGGCTTGCTGGACGATTTGAACGAGACGCAACTCCGCGACCTGTTCGCTTACCTCCGCATTTCCCAACCGATCACGCGATAGGGCGAAATACTCATAGATACGCACAAAAAGCTTGCTTCTCAAAAATCCTGTGCGGTAGGTTGTCGTCCAGCAAAGCGCGACCGCATCAAATGCAACTCGGATCATTTCGATTGCGGAACACTTCCGAACCGAGGCTTTGTCGGCACGCATGAATCTATCGATTGTGGGGGCCAAAGGCGCCGGAAAAGGAACGCAGGCCGGCCGGTTGGCCAGTGACTTTAATCTGGTGAGCTTTTCCACTGGAGATGCCTTTCGTCATGGAATGAAACTGCGCACCCCTTTGGGTCTCGTCGCTGACAAATACGTTCAGCGCGGAGAGTTGGTTCCGGATGACATCGTCAACGGGCTGGTTGAGGAATGGATTTGGACCACTACGCCCGGCAAGGGGATCATCTTTGATGGCTTTCCCCGGACCACCTTCCAAGCGGCGTTTTTGGAGGAGATATTTCGAGAGATGGGCCGAAAGTTCGATGCGGTCATTTACCTCGATGTTTCGGACGAGGTGGTCGTGCAGCGCTTATCGGGGCGGCGAGTTTGCAAACTGTGCCGCGAGGAATTTCACACGGTTTACTCCCCTTTTAAGAATTGTCCGAAGCAGAAATGCGCCGGGCAATGGCTCCGGCATCTCGATGAAGACCACCCCGGCGTGATCAGCACGCTGGTCAAAGTCTTCCAAAGAGGAATTGAGCCGTTGCTCCAGCATTTCGAGCAAACCGGAAGACTCATTACCGTCAATGGCGGCAAATCGATTGAGGAGGTGTACGCGGCGATTGTCTCCGCTGTGACCCCGTACCGATAATAGCGCTCCAACTTTTCGGAAATCCGCGACAATTCGTGGAATTTGCGCCAGCCCCCTTTTGCTTCGTCACTTCCGTTTGAGCGCTTCGCCCAATTGAGCCACAAATGTCTTATGCTCACCCGAGACCACTCCCTGAGCCACGATCTCCAGGACTCGCGCAAAATCCTTCCGCAGCAACGCCGCGACGTCCAACCACAGTCCCGGAAAGACACCGCTCTTGATGATGCCCTGGGCGTCGGGTTCCAGAGGCAGATATTGTTCGTTGCGCAGTTCCCACCAATGAAGACGCGGTTCCTCAGTCACCCAGACCAAGTACTCGCGCACCTTATTTCGACGGTAAGCGTGCTTCTTCTGATGCAAATCGTATGAGGCGCTGCTGGAGGCCACTTCGGCGGCGAGTTCGGGCGCGCCTTCGACGTAGTCATCGGCGCTGTCGCTCGTTTGCCCGCCGGCTTCCGGAAGGATTCTCAGCAAGACATCCGGCTGGGGCTCGTTGTCCAAATCGAGACGAACAGTGGCGTTGTCGGCGACTTCGACACCGGGCGTATGCGCCGCATAAAACAGCAGCCATCCAACGATTCCACTCTGGGGCACGCCATGTTTTTTGATCCTCGCGGGTGAGGGCATATAGACAACTCCTTCGATCAGCTCCGCCTTCTTCACGTGGGGCATCGCCTGGTAACGCCGCTCAAACTCTGCGCGTGTGAGCCCGTCGCCCCCTTCCAACGGCGGCACGGTGACCGCTGCCGGCTCCGAACCCTTGTCGATGGCTAGGCTCATCGCGTCACAATTAATGGTTCACACAGGACTTGGCAAGGCAGCAAGCCGGTTACTCTCCCTCACGGCGCGACAAAAACTCTCGGGGTCCCGCAAGCGTTCAGCCACGGCCGGCAAATCGCAGTTGAGGTATTCCGCGTCCGGCAGCGATTTGGCGAGGACGGTCTTGCCGGCCCGGCGCGCTCCGCAGAGCCACACGACCGGTGTTTGCTTCCAGGCGGCGTACAACCGGGCCATCCAATGGGGCCGATCAATCATGCAGGCCAACTTTACGTTAGACGTCTAAACGTAAAGACAGGATTTCAACGCAAATGGGGGAGCCAAAGTCGATGCATCGCAATGCAAAGATTCTTTGAAATGCTGTGCTCATTGGATTGGCCCTTGCCCTCCTCAGGAAGCTTCATGAGGAACTCCACGGTTCGAGAATCCGGGATTGCGGCCATGAACTGAGAAGCGCCTGATCTCACGCGCCGGCGTCTTGGAGTGCGGCAGTCCTCTCAGATCCATGGGCGCGCATCATCTCAGGAAGGCCGCCGGCCGGTTGGTATGGAAGTTCGTGGCGTCTTGGTAGGCCTTTGCCACAGCGAGAATCCGGGCTTCGTCATACAGTTGACCCACAAACGTCAGGCTCGTGCCGCTGCCGTTCGGAACTACGACGCAGGGATGGCCGGTGAGATTGTTGGCGGTCAGGTTTATGTCATCCACGCCGGACGTCACGTAAAGGTCCACCGTCTTCAGCAACTCGTGCATGGCTTCACCAAGTTTCCGGCGCAGCCGGTCCGCCTGGAGATACTCGACAGCGGGCACGGTGCGCGCCACGCGGAATGTGTTCCCCCAAAATTCAGGAAGATAGACGTCGCCGCCGGTGCGCGTGAGTTCCTCAAAGGCCGTGGCGGCTTCAACATCGAGAATTGTGGAGATCGCGTCGATCGGCGAGTTCGGCAATCCGATGCTGACCAGATTGGTCCGAGCGGTAATTCGAGCCAGACGCTCGAGAATAGCGGCGCTCACGAAGCTGCCACGATAACCGATCCGCGAGTCGCTTGGATTCAGCTCCGCCGAGTAGTTGAAAGGCACATCAACGGTGGAGGCGTCCTTCGAATCCAAGCCGTGGATGGCCTGGAAAACCATCGCGCAATCCTCGACCGTCCGACAAATCGGCCCGACCTTGTCCATCGACCAGCTCAAGGTCATCCCGCCCGCCCGGCTCACGCGACCGAAGGTCGGGCGCAAACCAGTCACACGGCAGCGCGTGGCCGGCGAGACAATCGAACCCACCGTTTCCGAACCAATGCCGAATGCAACCAAGCCGGCGGCCACAGCGGCAGACGAACCGGCCGATGAACCGCTGCTGCCTTCGTTCGTATTCCAGGGAT is a genomic window of Verrucomicrobiota bacterium containing:
- the thiS gene encoding sulfur carrier protein ThiS — protein: MTSNCVIANGREVAAQLPCTIEAFLLAQNLLPRSVVVEHNGEAVAPSEFPTRQLSAGDRLEIVKVVAGG
- the thiH gene encoding 2-iminoacetate synthase ThiH → MSFVAEFDRLELPALVERSRTAGIAAVRASLESANPSLPDFAHLISRAASELLEPLCQRSQQLTQQRFGRVIRFFAPLYLSNECINNCKYCGFSRDNPILRVTLSVEDVLREAQSLKEQGFRNILLVAGEHPKFVSRSYLADCVRVLHGEFPSVSLEVGPMETEDYAPLAAAGAEGLVVYQETYDRAVYAAMHTAGPKRDFNWRLETPERAYRAGFRRLGIGALFGLGDWRWEALGVAAHAQYLLRHCWKAQLTISVPRLRPHAGEFEPLTRISDRELVQLVCAFRLMFPDVGLVLSTRESARLRDGLIPLGITLISAGSHTEPGGYTGAGQEKIHRTERGRIVALAANASEWAAANGQAPRATGQFDISDSRPPREVAELVRRLGYEPVWKDWDAALTAA
- a CDS encoding dehydrogenase, whose product is MLRPDFLAACFLGFVQSVTIAQPASTDWQTILVPGAWETNGPPAARTYDGFAWYRTWLKPSDSFFTKHERNLFEESVTINIRDLADAHEVYVNGKRIGAGGQFPPNFQSGRSLIHRHKVPVGTLRKGEWNEIAILVYNASGPGGFLGDAPFIMDYFMESVFEGPWQFRLGDSTNWLGGSLANKPADTAFDKFRESNRTLGEAAQVVTGDRLPPTESLAKMKTADDFVVEQLLHEPLVAQPVYLSFDERGRLWVTQYRQYPYPAGLKMLSRDKYYRAHYDRVPPAPPNHDRGRDIISIHEDRDGDGQFDQHKVFQDGLNLGNAALRGRGGVWVMHTPYLLFYPDQDFDDVPDGPPVVHLQGFNFEDTHSVANGLVWGMDGWLYGAQGSTTSSRVTRPGLDPPDAPGVPFEGCMVWRYHPETRAYEIFAEGSGNTFGLEVDAQGRIFSGHNGGTTRGWHYVQGGFYLKQGFDPGKFGPPRNPYTFGQLPMIKSDSTIPRFSHFAAVAEGTAFPFKYTGMFFSLDPLHNDVIASERRVLGASFETTDIASVLSCSDVAFRPVYIANAPDGSLYIADFYEYYIAHGQHYQNEIDRTTGRIYRLRGKNRPLERDTNLEHKATDPLIALLAHPNKWHRHTAVRLLGERKDPAAPAKLKRLIAEEKGLAALCALWGLHQSVGLDQATASVALKHSYAPVRMWAARLAGDIWGTNPGLGLPGDHTRPRVSIAAPSRQSSSGELPVELFTSILEQAQQEPDAEVRSQLAATARRLSARQALLLVARLLEHQEDLNDPYEPLMCWWVLEAHASNSRDKILGLFKTAEFWDRPMVFEHIVPRLMRRYALEGRRQDLLTCAQLLRLAPAPRHAAQLMKGFEEAYRGRAMAGLPDELVAAIDAIGQSPLIVRVRRGDAAAVAEASRIVGDPKAKLEDRLLFTRALGEVRPNGAVSVLLSVAANEKQNPLRKAALAALGAYEDASIGSEIAAWAPKSSDELRTAAFALLASRARWSLNLLELVQSGRVAPSSVPGDVVDRMRAHRDQLVNDRLSRLFPNAASVAPEFQKRIATVEGILKRGTGNPYSGESLFLERCGNCHKLFFKGGNVGPDLTHYQRDNLSTLLTSIANPNAEIREGYQYFLVETKDGRSLSGFLADRDNQVTVLRGLEGEDIPVRAAEIKDIQPMGRSLMPEGLLDDLNETQLRDLFAYLRISQPITR
- a CDS encoding nucleoside monophosphate kinase; protein product: MNLSIVGAKGAGKGTQAGRLASDFNLVSFSTGDAFRHGMKLRTPLGLVADKYVQRGELVPDDIVNGLVEEWIWTTTPGKGIIFDGFPRTTFQAAFLEEIFREMGRKFDAVIYLDVSDEVVVQRLSGRRVCKLCREEFHTVYSPFKNCPKQKCAGQWLRHLDEDHPGVISTLVKVFQRGIEPLLQHFEQTGRLITVNGGKSIEEVYAAIVSAVTPYR
- a CDS encoding Uma2 family endonuclease, producing the protein MSLAIDKGSEPAAVTVPPLEGGDGLTRAEFERRYQAMPHVKKAELIEGVVYMPSPARIKKHGVPQSGIVGWLLFYAAHTPGVEVADNATVRLDLDNEPQPDVLLRILPEAGGQTSDSADDYVEGAPELAAEVASSSASYDLHQKKHAYRRNKVREYLVWVTEEPRLHWWELRNEQYLPLEPDAQGIIKSGVFPGLWLDVAALLRKDFARVLEIVAQGVVSGEHKTFVAQLGEALKRK
- a CDS encoding ATP-binding protein → MIDRPHWMARLYAAWKQTPVVWLCGARRAGKTVLAKSLPDAEYLNCDLPAVAERLRDPESFCRAVRESNRLAALPSPV